In Streptomyces nodosus, one DNA window encodes the following:
- a CDS encoding bifunctional acetate--CoA ligase family protein/GNAT family N-acetyltransferase produces MQTPSDRHDYPAHWEADVVLRDGGTARIRPITVHDAERLVHFYEQVSDESKYYRFFAPYPRLSAKDVHRFTHHDFVDRVGLAATVGGEFIATVRYDRTGPEGLPASAPSDEAEVAFLVQDAHQGRGVASALLEHIAAVARERGIRRFAAEVLPANTKMIKVFTDAGYQQKRSFEDGVVRLELDLEPTDRSLAVQRAREQRAEARSVQRLLAPGSVAVIGTGRAPGGVGRSLLDNLRDGGYPGRLYAVNKAFPEEQRELDGVPARRSVRDIAEPVDLAVVAVPAERVPEVVAECGEHGVQGLVVISSGYAESGPEGRERQRELVRQARSYGMRIIGPNTFGIVNTSPEVRLNASLAPEMPRPGRIGLFAQSGAIGIALLSRLDRRGGGVTGVTGVSTFVSSGNRADVSGNDVLQYWYDDPDTDVALMYLETIRNPRKFNRLARRTAAVKPLVVVQGARYGGAPQGHTGRATRLPHATVSALLRQAGVIRVDTITELVDAGLLLARQPLPPGPRVAILGNSESLGLLTYDACLAEGLHPLPPLDLTTAASPEDFHRALTTALADDACDAVVVTVIPAVGESPAGDAALAEALRSAAATAPAKPVLVVHVEMGGIAAALSTAAGTSPGMPRGELPTAVQASPAPAVQAPEDARLIPAYPAAERAVRALAEAVRYAQWRRDAAEPGRVPEYDDIDEKGAAGLIRGLLERDQGLTLGAEETCGLLARYGIQVHRALPAPTPDAAVAAADTLGYPVALKATAPHLRHRADLGGVRLDLADEEQLRRAYTELTELFGPSEALLPVVQGMAPRGVDTVVRTVIDPAAGAVLSFGLAGAASQLLDDTAHRLIPVTDRDAASLVRSIRTAPLLFGWRGSDPVDTPALEELLLRVSRLVDDHPEVVAVTLEPVVVAPRGLSVLGATVRLAPPPARDDLGPRTLPVY; encoded by the coding sequence ATGCAGACCCCGTCGGACCGGCACGATTACCCCGCCCACTGGGAGGCCGACGTGGTGCTGCGCGACGGCGGCACCGCGCGTATCAGGCCCATCACCGTCCATGACGCCGAGCGCCTGGTGCACTTCTACGAGCAGGTCTCGGACGAGTCGAAGTACTACCGCTTCTTCGCGCCGTACCCGCGACTGTCCGCCAAGGACGTCCACCGCTTCACCCACCACGACTTCGTGGACAGGGTCGGACTCGCGGCCACGGTCGGCGGCGAGTTCATCGCAACCGTACGGTATGACCGCACAGGTCCCGAAGGCCTGCCCGCCTCGGCGCCCTCCGACGAGGCCGAGGTGGCCTTTCTGGTGCAGGACGCGCACCAGGGGCGCGGGGTCGCCTCCGCCCTGCTGGAACACATCGCGGCGGTGGCCCGGGAGCGTGGCATCCGCAGATTCGCCGCCGAGGTGCTGCCCGCCAACACCAAGATGATCAAGGTGTTCACGGACGCCGGATACCAGCAGAAGCGCAGCTTCGAGGACGGCGTGGTCCGTCTGGAGCTCGATCTGGAGCCCACCGACCGGTCGCTGGCGGTGCAGCGCGCCCGGGAGCAGCGGGCCGAGGCGCGGTCCGTGCAGCGGCTGCTGGCCCCCGGTTCGGTCGCCGTGATCGGCACGGGCCGGGCGCCCGGGGGAGTGGGCCGCAGCCTCCTGGACAACCTCCGGGACGGCGGCTATCCGGGCCGCCTGTACGCGGTCAACAAGGCGTTCCCCGAGGAGCAGCGGGAACTCGACGGGGTGCCCGCCCGCCGCTCCGTCCGTGACATCGCCGAGCCGGTCGACCTCGCCGTGGTCGCCGTCCCCGCCGAGCGCGTCCCCGAGGTGGTCGCCGAATGCGGGGAGCACGGGGTGCAGGGACTGGTGGTCATCTCCTCCGGATACGCCGAGAGCGGCCCCGAGGGGCGCGAGCGGCAGCGGGAGCTGGTACGGCAGGCCCGCTCGTACGGGATGCGGATCATCGGTCCCAACACCTTCGGGATCGTCAACACCTCGCCCGAGGTCCGGCTGAACGCGTCCCTGGCGCCCGAGATGCCGCGCCCCGGGCGCATCGGGCTGTTCGCGCAGTCCGGCGCCATCGGCATCGCCCTGCTGTCCCGGCTGGACCGCCGCGGCGGAGGGGTCACCGGGGTCACCGGCGTCTCGACCTTCGTCTCCTCCGGCAACCGGGCGGACGTCTCGGGCAACGACGTCCTGCAGTACTGGTACGACGACCCGGACACCGATGTCGCCCTGATGTATCTCGAGACCATCCGCAACCCGCGCAAGTTCAACCGGCTGGCCCGGCGCACCGCGGCGGTCAAGCCGCTGGTCGTGGTGCAGGGGGCGCGCTACGGAGGCGCCCCGCAGGGCCACACCGGGCGAGCCACCCGGCTGCCGCACGCCACGGTCTCCGCGCTGCTGCGGCAGGCCGGGGTGATCCGGGTGGACACCATCACGGAGCTGGTGGACGCCGGACTGCTGCTGGCCCGCCAGCCGCTGCCGCCCGGGCCGAGGGTGGCGATCCTCGGGAACTCGGAGTCGCTGGGGCTGCTGACCTACGACGCCTGCCTGGCCGAGGGGCTGCACCCGCTGCCACCGCTGGACCTGACGACGGCGGCCTCGCCGGAGGACTTCCACCGGGCCCTGACCACCGCCCTGGCCGACGACGCCTGCGACGCCGTGGTGGTGACGGTGATCCCGGCGGTCGGCGAGAGCCCGGCGGGCGACGCCGCACTGGCCGAGGCCCTGCGCTCGGCGGCGGCCACCGCCCCCGCCAAGCCGGTGCTTGTGGTCCATGTGGAGATGGGCGGCATCGCGGCGGCGCTGTCCACGGCGGCCGGCACCTCACCGGGGATGCCGCGCGGCGAGCTCCCCACCGCGGTACAGGCTTCGCCCGCCCCGGCGGTCCAGGCACCCGAAGACGCCCGCCTCATCCCCGCCTACCCCGCCGCCGAGCGCGCCGTGCGGGCCCTCGCCGAGGCCGTCCGATACGCCCAGTGGCGGCGGGACGCCGCCGAACCGGGCAGGGTGCCCGAGTACGACGACATCGACGAGAAGGGCGCCGCCGGGCTGATCCGGGGGCTGCTCGAGCGGGACCAGGGGCTGACGCTCGGCGCCGAGGAGACCTGCGGTCTGCTCGCCCGGTACGGCATCCAGGTGCACCGCGCGCTGCCCGCGCCCACACCCGATGCCGCCGTGGCGGCCGCCGACACCCTCGGCTACCCGGTGGCCCTCAAGGCCACCGCCCCCCATCTGCGGCACCGCGCCGACCTGGGCGGGGTGCGCCTCGATCTGGCCGACGAGGAGCAACTGCGACGCGCCTACACCGAGTTGACCGAGCTGTTCGGGCCGTCCGAGGCGCTGCTGCCGGTCGTCCAGGGGATGGCGCCGCGCGGCGTCGACACCGTCGTACGGACCGTCATCGATCCGGCGGCCGGGGCCGTGCTGTCCTTCGGACTGGCCGGGGCCGCCTCACAGCTCCTCGACGACACCGCGCACCGGCTGATCCCGGTCACCGACCGGGACGCGGCCTCCCTGGTGCGGTCGATCCGGACGGCCCCGCTGCTGTTCGGCTGGCGGGGGTCCGACCCCGTGGACACTCCCGCGCTCGAAGAGCTGCTGCTGCGGGTGTCCCGGCTGGTCGACGACCATCCGGAGGTCGTCGCGGTCACCCTGGAACCGGTCGTGGTCGCCCCGCGCGGGCTGAGCGTGCTCGGCGCCACCGTGCGGCTCGCGCCCCCGCCCGCCCGCGACGATCTCGGTCCGAGGACGCTCCCGGTGTATTGA
- a CDS encoding DUF5998 family protein — translation MDVMAKTSTTTQGLRTAIERSGYYPALVAEAVEAAVGGEPIRSYLVHQETTFDANEVRRHVTVLVLTGTRFIVSHTDEQAADDTSPTPYATTSTESVKLDRISSVVVSRVVANPESYTPGTLPREVVLTIGWGAVSRIDLEPAACGDPNCEADHGYTGSSTADDLSLRVSEAGDGPETVREALAFAQSLSEATADPTR, via the coding sequence ATGGACGTCATGGCCAAGACCAGTACGACGACCCAGGGGCTGCGCACGGCGATCGAGCGCAGCGGCTACTACCCGGCTCTCGTGGCAGAGGCGGTGGAGGCCGCGGTGGGCGGTGAGCCCATCCGTTCGTATCTGGTCCACCAGGAGACCACGTTCGACGCGAACGAGGTGCGCCGCCATGTGACCGTGCTGGTCCTCACCGGCACCCGCTTCATCGTCAGCCACACCGACGAGCAGGCGGCCGACGACACCTCCCCGACACCGTATGCGACCACGTCCACGGAGTCGGTGAAGCTCGACCGGATCTCCTCGGTCGTCGTCAGCCGGGTGGTCGCCAACCCCGAGTCCTACACTCCGGGCACGCTGCCCCGCGAGGTCGTCCTGACCATCGGCTGGGGCGCCGTCTCCCGCATCGACCTGGAGCCCGCCGCCTGCGGCGACCCCAACTGCGAGGCGGACCACGGCTACACGGGCAGCTCCACGGCCGACGACCTCAGCCTCCGCGTCAGCGAGGCCGGGGACGGACCGGAGACGGTGCGCGAGGCGCTCGCCTTCGCGCAGTCCCTCTCCGAGGCGACCGCGGACCCCACCCGCTGA
- a CDS encoding alkaline phosphatase family protein, producing MALSTWDDHPEPLAVGSAPVPEYGSGSLADLLPTLAAGMGVPGRTPVITELAAADRTCVFLVDGLGWEQLREHPDEAPFLTSLLASSRGGTGRPITAGYPATTATSLASVGTGLPPGAHGLPGYTVRDPGTGALMNQLRWQPWTDPHLWQPYPTVFQLADAAGVHTAQVSSPAFETTPLTRIALSGGTFHGRLTGEERMDLAAEQLAAGDRSLVYTYYAELDGAGHRFGVDSDAWRGRLMYVDRLVQRLAEQLPARSALYVTADHGMIDVPFDEQHRIDFDEDWELRAGVALLGGEGRARHVYAVPGAEDDVLTCWREVLGEQFWVASRDEAIEAGWFGPRVDDRVYRRLGDVLAAARDRVLIIASEREPKESAMVGNHGSMTAAEQLVPLLEVRT from the coding sequence ATGGCGCTGTCCACCTGGGACGATCACCCGGAGCCGCTCGCCGTCGGCTCGGCGCCGGTCCCCGAGTACGGCAGCGGCTCCCTGGCCGACCTGCTGCCCACCCTGGCCGCGGGCATGGGGGTGCCGGGTCGGACCCCGGTCATCACGGAGCTGGCCGCCGCCGACCGCACCTGTGTTTTCCTGGTCGACGGGCTCGGCTGGGAGCAGCTGAGGGAGCACCCCGACGAGGCGCCCTTCCTGACCTCGCTGCTGGCGTCCTCGCGCGGCGGCACCGGCCGTCCGATCACCGCGGGCTACCCGGCGACCACCGCCACCTCGCTCGCCTCCGTCGGCACCGGCCTGCCGCCCGGCGCGCACGGTCTGCCCGGCTACACCGTCCGCGATCCGGGCACCGGCGCCCTGATGAACCAGCTCCGCTGGCAGCCCTGGACGGACCCGCACCTCTGGCAGCCGTACCCCACGGTGTTCCAGCTCGCGGACGCCGCCGGTGTCCACACCGCCCAGGTGTCCTCCCCGGCCTTCGAGACCACCCCGCTCACCCGGATCGCGCTCAGCGGCGGCACCTTCCACGGACGGCTGACCGGCGAGGAGCGCATGGACCTGGCCGCCGAGCAACTGGCCGCCGGGGACCGCTCGTTGGTCTACACGTACTACGCCGAGCTGGACGGCGCCGGCCATCGCTTCGGTGTCGACTCGGACGCCTGGCGCGGGCGGCTCATGTATGTCGACCGGCTCGTCCAGCGGCTCGCCGAGCAGCTGCCGGCGCGCTCGGCCCTGTATGTCACCGCCGACCATGGCATGATCGACGTCCCCTTCGACGAGCAGCACCGGATCGACTTCGACGAGGACTGGGAGCTGCGCGCCGGGGTCGCCCTGCTGGGCGGCGAGGGCCGGGCCCGGCACGTCTACGCGGTGCCGGGCGCCGAGGACGACGTGCTGACCTGCTGGCGCGAGGTGCTCGGCGAGCAGTTCTGGGTGGCTTCGCGGGACGAGGCGATCGAGGCGGGCTGGTTCGGACCGCGCGTCGACGACCGCGTGTACCGGCGCCTCGGCGATGTGCTCGCGGCGGCCCGCGACCGCGTGCTGATCATCGCCTCCGAGCGGGAGCCCAAGGAGTCGGCGATGGTCGGCAACCACGGCTCGATGACGGCCGCGGAACAGCTGGTGCCCCTGCTCGAGGTCCGCACCTGA
- a CDS encoding thymidine kinase, producing MPELVFFSGTMDCGKSTLALQIEHNRSARGLQGMILTRDDRAGEGKLSSRLGLVTDAVEVADGQDLYAFVVDHLSQGGRADYVIADEAQFLDPEQIDQLARVVDDLGVDVYAFGITTDFRTKLFPGSQRLVELADRVEVLQVEALCWCGARATHNARTVGGEMVVEGAQVVVGDVNRSADEVGYEVLCRRHHRRRMTAAPSRAAALSPDVLPVSAG from the coding sequence ATGCCCGAGCTGGTGTTCTTCTCCGGAACGATGGACTGCGGGAAGTCGACGCTGGCTCTCCAGATCGAGCACAACCGGTCCGCGCGGGGGCTTCAGGGGATGATCCTCACCCGCGACGACCGGGCCGGCGAGGGCAAGCTCTCCTCACGGCTGGGTCTGGTCACCGACGCGGTGGAGGTGGCCGACGGGCAGGACCTGTACGCGTTCGTCGTCGACCATCTCTCACAGGGCGGGCGCGCGGACTATGTGATCGCCGACGAGGCGCAGTTCCTGGACCCGGAGCAGATAGACCAGCTGGCCCGTGTGGTCGACGACCTCGGCGTCGACGTCTACGCCTTCGGCATCACCACCGACTTCCGCACCAAGCTCTTCCCCGGCTCCCAGCGCCTGGTGGAACTGGCCGACCGGGTCGAGGTCCTCCAGGTGGAGGCCCTGTGCTGGTGCGGTGCCCGCGCCACGCACAACGCCCGCACGGTCGGCGGCGAGATGGTCGTCGAGGGCGCTCAGGTGGTCGTGGGCGACGTCAACCGGTCCGCGGACGAGGTCGGCTACGAAGTGCTGTGCCGTCGTCACCACCGGCGCCGTATGACGGCCGCGCCCTCCCGTGCGGCGGCGCTGTCCCCGGACGTCCTGCCCGTGTCGGCGGGCTGA
- a CDS encoding VOC family protein gives MTEARGSARRTGTTHERHAPGTPCWVSLMVHGMAATQDFYHALFGWEFQPGPQPLGPYVRALLNGYEVAGIGRLPLDRHLPIAWTPYLGSDDVDATAEQVRSCGGTVGVGPLDAAQAGRLAIACDPMGAVFGVWQADDHLGTNLTGVPGTPVWNELLTYDTASVAPFYRTVFGYEEEPVVSPDFDYVTLHIEGRPVAGIHGVGHALPRDRGAHWMTYFQVVDADKTAERVADLGGHIVRAQCNTALGRMITVADPEGATFSVVSPLG, from the coding sequence ATGACCGAGGCACGGGGGTCGGCGCGCCGGACCGGCACGACGCACGAGAGGCACGCACCCGGTACACCGTGCTGGGTGAGCCTGATGGTGCACGGAATGGCCGCGACCCAGGACTTCTACCACGCGTTGTTCGGCTGGGAGTTCCAGCCGGGACCACAGCCGCTGGGACCCTATGTGCGGGCCCTGCTGAACGGCTACGAGGTGGCGGGCATCGGCCGGCTGCCGCTGGACCGCCATCTGCCGATCGCCTGGACGCCCTATCTCGGCTCGGACGACGTGGACGCCACGGCCGAGCAGGTACGCAGCTGCGGCGGGACGGTGGGCGTCGGCCCCCTGGACGCGGCCCAGGCCGGACGGCTCGCCATCGCCTGTGACCCCATGGGGGCGGTGTTCGGCGTCTGGCAGGCCGACGATCACCTCGGCACCAACCTGACCGGGGTGCCCGGCACCCCCGTCTGGAACGAGCTGCTCACCTATGACACGGCGAGCGTCGCCCCCTTCTACCGGACCGTCTTCGGCTATGAGGAGGAGCCGGTCGTCTCCCCCGACTTCGACTATGTGACCCTCCATATCGAGGGCCGTCCGGTGGCCGGCATCCATGGCGTGGGCCATGCCCTTCCCCGGGACCGGGGTGCGCACTGGATGACGTACTTCCAGGTGGTGGACGCCGACAAGACGGCCGAGCGGGTCGCCGATCTGGGCGGGCACATCGTGCGGGCCCAGTGCAACACGGCCCTGGGCCGCATGATCACGGTCGCGGACCCGGAGGGCGCGACGTTCTCAGTGGTCAGTCCGCTCGGCTGA
- a CDS encoding sulfurtransferase has protein sequence MKAIISASELAGDLAGPHPPTLLDVRWQMSVATAAGAPPFDGRAAHAAGHIPGAVFVDLDADLAGPPGPSGRHPLPDVEHFGAAMRAAGVRSDRPVVVYDGGQGWAAARAWWMLRWTGHPEVRVLDGGLAAWDGPSASGTEEPAPGDFRPVPGALPLLDADGAAALARTGLLLDARAAERYRGEVEPIDPVGGHIPGAVSAPTAGNVTGTGRFLPASELADRFRALGAEEGTEVGVYCGSGVSAAHQVLALTLAGIPAALYVGSWSEWSGDSGRPVAVGPDPQ, from the coding sequence ATGAAGGCCATCATCTCCGCATCCGAACTCGCGGGCGACTTGGCGGGACCGCACCCGCCCACGCTCCTGGACGTCCGCTGGCAAATGTCCGTCGCGACCGCGGCGGGCGCCCCTCCGTTCGACGGCCGTGCCGCCCATGCGGCCGGGCACATCCCGGGCGCCGTCTTCGTGGATCTGGACGCCGATCTGGCGGGTCCGCCGGGACCGTCCGGGCGGCATCCGCTGCCCGATGTGGAGCACTTCGGAGCGGCCATGCGCGCCGCCGGGGTCCGTTCGGACCGGCCGGTGGTGGTGTACGACGGCGGGCAGGGCTGGGCCGCCGCCCGCGCCTGGTGGATGCTGCGGTGGACGGGACACCCGGAGGTACGGGTGCTCGACGGGGGACTGGCCGCATGGGACGGACCCTCGGCCTCGGGGACGGAGGAGCCCGCCCCCGGCGACTTCCGTCCCGTACCGGGGGCGCTGCCGCTGCTGGACGCCGACGGTGCCGCGGCGCTCGCCCGCACGGGGCTGCTGCTGGACGCACGGGCCGCCGAGCGCTACCGGGGCGAGGTGGAGCCGATCGATCCGGTGGGCGGTCACATCCCCGGAGCGGTGTCGGCGCCGACGGCGGGCAATGTGACCGGAACGGGCCGCTTCCTGCCCGCTTCCGAACTGGCCGACCGTTTCCGGGCGCTGGGTGCAGAGGAGGGCACCGAGGTCGGTGTCTACTGCGGCTCGGGCGTCTCCGCCGCGCATCAGGTGCTGGCGCTCACCCTCGCGGGGATCCCGGCGGCGCTGTATGTGGGGTCCTGGTCGGAGTGGTCGGGGGACAGTGGTCGCCCGGTGGCGGTGGGCCCCGATCCGCAGTGA
- the sepH gene encoding septation protein SepH, whose translation MPELRVVAVSNDGTRLVLKAADSTEYTLPIDERLRAAVRGDRPRLGQIEIEVESHLRPRDIQARIRAGASAEEVAQLAGIPVDRVRRFEGPVLAERAFMAERARKTPVRRPGENAGPQLGEAVQERLLLRGAERETVQWDSWRRDDGTWEVLLVYLVAGEPHSASWTYDPPRRLVQAVDDEARSLIGESDDLSSPEPSYPFVPRIARLPREGRPDRSPERPTDRPALPSPEPAEEGTGERDSLTSLLEAVPSFRGDLVVPERPADPPEEPAQEPEAEEPPAPAASAGSAYTDVLMPRTVGSHRDRLIGATDRQAEADGVRPGRRAAVPSWDEIVFGTRRKKQD comes from the coding sequence ATGCCCGAACTGCGTGTCGTGGCCGTCTCCAATGACGGCACACGGCTGGTGCTGAAGGCTGCGGACAGCACGGAGTACACGCTTCCGATCGACGAACGGCTCCGCGCCGCCGTGCGCGGCGACCGTCCCCGCCTCGGCCAGATCGAGATCGAGGTGGAGAGCCATCTCCGCCCCAGGGACATCCAGGCGCGGATACGTGCCGGCGCGTCCGCCGAAGAGGTGGCGCAGCTCGCCGGGATCCCCGTCGACCGGGTACGCCGCTTCGAGGGACCCGTGCTCGCCGAGCGCGCCTTCATGGCCGAGCGGGCCCGCAAGACACCCGTGCGCCGGCCCGGCGAGAACGCCGGCCCCCAACTGGGCGAGGCCGTCCAGGAGCGGCTGCTGCTGCGCGGCGCCGAGCGGGAGACCGTCCAGTGGGACTCCTGGCGCCGCGACGACGGCACCTGGGAGGTGCTGCTCGTCTACCTGGTCGCGGGCGAACCGCACTCGGCGAGCTGGACGTACGACCCGCCCCGGCGACTGGTCCAGGCGGTCGACGACGAGGCGCGCTCGCTGATCGGCGAGTCCGACGACCTCTCCTCGCCCGAGCCCAGCTACCCCTTCGTACCGCGGATCGCACGGCTGCCGCGCGAGGGCCGGCCGGACCGCTCCCCCGAGCGCCCGACGGACCGCCCCGCCCTGCCGTCGCCGGAGCCCGCCGAGGAGGGCACCGGCGAGCGGGACTCGCTGACCAGCCTGCTGGAGGCGGTGCCCAGCTTCCGCGGCGATCTGGTGGTGCCGGAACGGCCCGCGGATCCCCCGGAGGAGCCCGCCCAGGAGCCCGAGGCGGAGGAGCCTCCCGCGCCTGCGGCCTCGGCCGGTTCCGCGTACACCGACGTCCTGATGCCGCGCACCGTCGGCAGCCACCGCGACCGGCTGATCGGTGCGACGGACCGCCAGGCGGAGGCGGACGGTGTCCGTCCGGGCCGCCGGGCGGCGGTTCCCAGCTGGGACGAGATCGTGTTCGGGACCCGGCGCAAGAAACAGGACTGA
- a CDS encoding D-arabinono-1,4-lactone oxidase, producing the protein MSTTVSGKSGTWRNWAGNVTARPVREVTPASVDELRAAVLRAAEDGLRVKAVGTGHSFTAAAATDGVLISPRLLTGIRAIDRAAGTVTVEAGTPLRRLNVALAREGLSLANMGDIMEQTVSGATSTGTHGTGRDSASIAAQITGLELVTADGSLLTCSERENPEVFAAARIGIGALGVVTALTFAVEPVFLLTAREEPMPLDRVLAEFDQLWAENEHFEFYWFPHTGNTNTKRNNRSAGPARPVGRLNGWLQDEFLSNGVFQAVNWVGRAAPATVPSIARISSRALSARTYTDIPYKVFTSPRRVRFVEMEYAVPREALVDTLREIKAMIDRSPLRVSFPVEVRTAPADDIALSTASGRDSAYIAIHMFRGTPYQAYFTAAERILTAHQGRPHWGKVHTRDAEYLAGVYPRFAEFTALRDRLDPDRRFGNDYLRRVLGA; encoded by the coding sequence TTGAGCACCACAGTGAGCGGAAAGAGCGGCACATGGCGTAACTGGGCGGGGAACGTCACCGCCCGGCCCGTACGAGAGGTCACCCCCGCCTCGGTGGACGAGCTCCGCGCCGCGGTGCTCCGGGCCGCCGAGGACGGGTTGCGGGTCAAGGCCGTCGGCACCGGCCACTCCTTCACGGCCGCCGCGGCGACCGACGGTGTGCTGATCAGCCCCCGGCTGCTGACCGGGATACGCGCGATCGACCGGGCGGCCGGCACCGTCACCGTCGAGGCGGGCACCCCGCTGAGAAGGCTGAATGTCGCGCTGGCCCGCGAGGGACTCTCGCTGGCGAACATGGGCGACATCATGGAGCAGACCGTCTCCGGCGCCACCAGCACCGGCACGCACGGCACCGGCCGGGACTCGGCCTCGATCGCCGCGCAGATCACCGGCCTTGAACTGGTGACCGCGGACGGCTCGTTGCTCACCTGCTCCGAGCGGGAGAACCCCGAGGTCTTCGCGGCCGCCCGGATCGGCATCGGCGCCCTGGGCGTCGTCACCGCGCTCACCTTCGCGGTGGAGCCGGTCTTCCTGCTCACGGCCCGCGAGGAGCCCATGCCCCTCGACCGGGTCCTCGCCGAGTTCGACCAACTGTGGGCCGAGAACGAGCACTTCGAGTTCTACTGGTTCCCGCACACCGGGAACACCAACACCAAGCGCAACAACCGCAGCGCCGGACCCGCGCGACCGGTGGGGCGGCTGAACGGCTGGCTCCAGGACGAGTTCCTCTCCAACGGTGTCTTCCAGGCGGTCAACTGGGTCGGACGGGCCGCCCCCGCCACCGTCCCGTCGATCGCCCGGATCTCCAGCCGCGCCCTGTCGGCCCGCACCTACACCGACATCCCTTACAAGGTCTTCACCTCCCCCCGCCGGGTGCGGTTCGTGGAGATGGAATACGCCGTTCCGCGCGAGGCCCTGGTGGACACACTGCGCGAGATCAAGGCGATGATCGACCGCTCACCCCTCCGTGTCAGCTTTCCCGTCGAGGTGCGCACCGCCCCGGCGGACGACATCGCGCTGTCCACGGCATCCGGCCGGGACAGCGCCTACATCGCCATACACATGTTCCGCGGTACGCCCTATCAGGCGTACTTCACCGCCGCCGAGCGGATCCTCACGGCCCATCAGGGGCGCCCCCACTGGGGCAAGGTGCACACCCGCGACGCCGAGTACCTCGCCGGGGTCTATCCGCGCTTCGCCGAGTTCACCGCCCTGAGGGACCGTCTGGACCCGGACCGGCGCTTCGGGAACGACTATCTGCGCCGGGTCCTGGGCGCATAG
- a CDS encoding MFS transporter, with the protein MPSPYRALFTAPGTKGFSAAGFLGRMPLSMMGIGVVTMISQLTGRYGLAGALSATIALSAAALGPQISRLVDQYGQRRVLRPATLFALAASAGLLLAAHFSWPDWVLFGCAAGIGAVPSLGAMIRARWAALYGGTPQLHTAYSFESVMDEVCFIFGPIVSIGLSTAWFPEAGPFLAACFLAVGVFWLTAQRATEPVPHPRERHTRSSALRSPGLQVLVTTFVATGTIFGAIDVVTVAFADERGHKAAASVVLALYAAGSCLAGLVFGLLRFTGAPERRWLLGVCAMAVSMIPLLLVGNLAFLAVALFVAGLSIAPTMITTMALIERHVPRAHLTEGMTWVSTGLAVGVAIGASVAGWVIDAAGAAAGYGVPAVSGAVAVVVGFLGHRRLRKPVPQRGGAVEHHSERKERHMA; encoded by the coding sequence GTGCCCAGCCCCTACCGCGCCCTTTTCACCGCTCCCGGCACCAAGGGCTTCTCCGCCGCCGGCTTCCTCGGCCGGATGCCGCTGTCGATGATGGGCATCGGCGTGGTGACGATGATCTCCCAGCTCACCGGGCGGTACGGACTCGCGGGCGCGCTCTCGGCCACCATCGCCCTGTCCGCCGCCGCGCTCGGCCCCCAGATCTCCCGCCTGGTGGACCAGTACGGGCAGCGGCGGGTGCTGCGCCCGGCGACCCTCTTCGCACTGGCCGCCTCGGCGGGACTGCTTCTGGCGGCGCACTTCTCCTGGCCGGACTGGGTGCTGTTCGGGTGCGCCGCGGGCATCGGCGCGGTACCGAGCCTCGGCGCCATGATCAGGGCCCGCTGGGCCGCCCTCTACGGGGGCACCCCGCAGCTGCACACCGCCTACTCGTTCGAGTCGGTGATGGACGAGGTCTGCTTCATCTTCGGGCCGATCGTCTCCATCGGCCTGTCCACCGCCTGGTTCCCGGAGGCCGGCCCCTTCCTCGCCGCGTGCTTCCTCGCGGTCGGGGTGTTCTGGCTGACCGCCCAGCGCGCCACCGAGCCCGTGCCGCACCCGCGTGAGCGGCACACCCGTAGCAGCGCCCTGCGCTCGCCCGGGCTGCAGGTTCTGGTGACCACCTTCGTGGCGACCGGGACGATCTTCGGCGCGATCGACGTGGTGACCGTCGCCTTCGCCGACGAGCGGGGCCACAAGGCGGCGGCGAGCGTCGTGCTGGCGCTGTACGCGGCGGGTTCCTGCCTCGCCGGCCTGGTCTTCGGGCTGCTCCGCTTCACCGGGGCCCCCGAACGCCGGTGGCTGCTGGGCGTCTGTGCGATGGCCGTGAGTATGATCCCCCTCCTACTGGTCGGAAACCTGGCGTTTCTGGCCGTGGCGCTGTTCGTTGCGGGCCTGTCCATCGCACCGACGATGATCACGACGATGGCCCTCATCGAGCGGCACGTACCACGCGCGCACCTGACCGAGGGGATGACCTGGGTGTCCACCGGGCTCGCGGTCGGGGTCGCGATCGGCGCCTCCGTGGCCGGCTGGGTGATCGATGCCGCCGGTGCGGCGGCCGGGTACGGGGTTCCGGCGGTGTCCGGGGCCGTCGCGGTCGTGGTCGGTTTCCTCGGTCATCGCCGGCTGCGCAAGCCGGTGCCGCAGCGGGGAGGGGCCGTTGAGCACCACAGTGAGCGGAAAGAGCGGCACATGGCGTAA